Proteins found in one Streptomyces sp. CB09001 genomic segment:
- a CDS encoding class I SAM-dependent methyltransferase — protein sequence MPHMPAYVSCREPPVSATSAPSVPPVPPYGPYREDCPWCGSRRLRTRPRGAGPRQGAPHRSPVERCADCRHVFRNPPLTPGPEHPLVRAGARLRHRLAARALSRHCPEPESWLDVGTGDADFPRTARTYFPYTAFDGLDATHRVLRARAVERVEEAFVGRLTDRHIAARLRERYDVVSLFQYLERVPDPRAELRAALRVLRPGGHLLVDVADPRRLTPVHPVGLAAELVAQGCTVLTGARGHRVVARKDGSAP from the coding sequence ATGCCTCACATGCCCGCGTACGTCTCGTGTCGGGAGCCGCCCGTGTCCGCAACCTCCGCCCCTTCGGTGCCTCCCGTCCCCCCGTACGGGCCGTACCGCGAGGACTGCCCCTGGTGCGGCTCCCGGCGGCTGCGGACCCGGCCGCGCGGTGCCGGGCCGCGGCAGGGAGCACCCCACCGGTCCCCGGTCGAGCGGTGCGCGGACTGCCGGCACGTCTTCCGGAATCCGCCGCTCACCCCCGGCCCCGAGCATCCCCTGGTCCGGGCCGGTGCCCGGCTCAGACACCGGCTGGCCGCCCGTGCCCTGTCCCGCCACTGTCCCGAGCCCGAGAGCTGGCTGGACGTCGGCACCGGGGACGCCGACTTCCCCCGGACCGCCCGTACGTACTTCCCGTACACCGCGTTCGACGGGCTGGACGCCACCCACCGCGTGCTGCGGGCCCGCGCCGTGGAGCGGGTCGAGGAGGCCTTCGTCGGCCGGTTGACGGACCGGCACATCGCGGCCCGGCTGCGGGAACGCTACGACGTCGTGAGCCTCTTCCAGTATCTGGAGCGCGTTCCGGACCCCCGGGCGGAGCTGCGGGCCGCGCTGCGGGTGCTGCGGCCCGGCGGGCATCTGCTCGTCGACGTGGCCGACCCGCGGCGCCTGACGCCCGTCCACCCCGTCGGGCTGGCCGCCGAACTCGTCGCCCAGGGCTGCACGGTCCTCAC
- the cobT gene encoding nicotinate-nucleotide--dimethylbenzimidazole phosphoribosyltransferase, producing MSSLNLDDFTDLIERPDGGVRRDAEARRERQAVPPGSLGRLDDLGEWLSAAQSAVPVRPVVRPRVVLFAGDHKVAELGVSARPAGGAGELVREVLEGGRPVSVLARRLDVPVRVVDMALDCDPEKLPAEVAGHRVRRAGGRIDIEDALTLEEAEAAFRAGMAVADEEADSGTDLVVLGDVSVGGTTAAGTLVAALCGTDASVVTGRGGLPIDDLAWMRKCAAIRDALRRARPVLGDQLQLLATVGGADLTAMTGFLLQSAVRKVPVILDGVVTAACALVGQRVAFRAPDWWLAAHDSGEPGQAKALDRMAMEPLLSQGVKVGEGAGGLLALPLVQAAASLAAELPEVSDGEAVTGGG from the coding sequence ATGAGCTCGCTGAATCTCGACGACTTCACCGACCTGATCGAGCGCCCCGACGGCGGGGTACGTCGCGACGCTGAGGCGCGCCGGGAGCGTCAGGCCGTCCCGCCCGGATCGCTGGGCCGCCTCGACGACCTGGGCGAGTGGCTGTCGGCGGCCCAGTCCGCCGTCCCGGTACGCCCGGTCGTACGTCCCCGGGTGGTGCTCTTCGCCGGCGATCACAAGGTCGCCGAGCTGGGCGTGTCGGCGCGGCCCGCGGGCGGTGCCGGTGAGCTGGTGCGCGAGGTCCTGGAGGGCGGCCGGCCGGTGTCGGTGCTCGCCAGGCGCCTGGACGTGCCCGTGCGCGTCGTCGACATGGCCCTGGACTGCGACCCGGAGAAGCTGCCTGCCGAGGTCGCCGGGCACCGGGTGCGCCGGGCCGGGGGACGCATCGACATCGAGGACGCGCTGACCCTCGAGGAGGCGGAGGCCGCCTTCCGGGCCGGGATGGCGGTGGCCGACGAGGAGGCCGACTCGGGCACCGACCTGGTGGTGCTGGGCGACGTGAGCGTGGGCGGTACGACGGCGGCGGGGACGCTGGTGGCCGCGCTGTGCGGGACGGACGCGTCGGTCGTGACCGGCCGGGGCGGGCTGCCGATCGACGACCTGGCCTGGATGCGCAAGTGCGCGGCGATCCGCGACGCGCTGCGCCGCGCGCGTCCGGTCCTCGGCGACCAGTTGCAGCTCCTCGCCACGGTCGGCGGCGCGGACCTCACCGCCATGACGGGCTTCCTGCTGCAGAGCGCGGTGCGGAAGGTGCCGGTGATCCTTGACGGTGTCGTGACGGCCGCGTGCGCGCTGGTCGGGCAGCGGGTCGCCTTCCGGGCACCGGACTGGTGGCTGGCGGCGCACGACAGCGGGGAGCCGGGCCAGGCCAAGGCGCTGGACCGGATGGCGATGGAACCGCTGCTGTCCCAGGGCGTGAAGGTGGGCGAGGGCGCGGGTGGATTGCTGGCGCTGCCGTTGGTCCAGGCGGCGGCGTCCTTGGCGGCGGAGCTGCCGGAGGTCTCCGACGGTGAGGCCGTGACCGGGGGCGGGTGA